A single region of the Palaeococcus ferrophilus DSM 13482 genome encodes:
- the speB gene encoding agmatinase, whose amino-acid sequence MELLYTYETLKLEFPMSPIEEADFVILGIPFDGTTSYKPGTRFGPTLIRQATLNLESYILDYDVDLSTISIADAGDLAIVAGNPYETIKRAVETVEEIKVLNPSAIPVTLGGEHSMTYGPVKALKPASYVVFDAHLDLRNEYEGNPWNHACVARRISELGINVAEFGIRSGTKDEVEYAREAGIEWVHARHYSLERFIEAVKDLPEPVYLSVDIDVFDLSMVPSTGTPEAGGLAFWDVVEAIEWLVKNKEVVGFDIMEAGGTELGDVTALTAAKLLFYIMGALSL is encoded by the coding sequence GTGGAGCTGCTCTACACTTACGAGACCCTTAAGCTTGAGTTCCCTATGAGCCCCATAGAGGAAGCTGATTTCGTCATACTGGGCATCCCCTTCGATGGCACAACCTCCTACAAGCCGGGAACGCGTTTTGGGCCTACGCTGATAAGGCAGGCCACCCTCAACCTCGAGAGCTACATACTCGACTACGACGTTGACCTATCCACCATCTCCATAGCCGACGCGGGCGACCTCGCTATAGTCGCTGGAAACCCCTACGAGACGATAAAACGGGCGGTAGAGACAGTCGAGGAGATAAAAGTCCTCAACCCCTCGGCGATACCCGTAACCCTCGGCGGCGAGCACTCAATGACCTACGGCCCCGTTAAGGCCTTAAAACCAGCCAGCTACGTCGTCTTTGATGCCCACCTCGATTTGAGGAATGAGTACGAGGGTAACCCATGGAACCACGCCTGCGTGGCAAGGAGGATAAGCGAGCTCGGGATAAACGTGGCCGAGTTCGGCATACGGAGCGGTACGAAGGACGAGGTTGAGTACGCGAGGGAAGCGGGAATAGAGTGGGTTCACGCGAGGCACTACTCGCTGGAGCGCTTCATTGAGGCCGTGAAAGACCTCCCGGAGCCCGTGTACCTCTCGGTTGACATTGACGTCTTTGACCTCTCGATGGTGCCCAGTACGGGCACTCCGGAGGCTGGGGGACTGGCCTTCTGGGACGTGGTGGAGGCCATAGAGTGGCTCGTTAAAAACAAGGAAGTGGTCGGCTTTGACATAATGGAGGCTGGGGGAACTGAACTCGGCGACGTGACGGCACTTACCGCGGCAAAGCTCCTCTTCTACATCATGGGCGCACTCTCCCTTTAG
- a CDS encoding energy-coupling factor ABC transporter permease has protein sequence MHIPDGLLSLPVALATYAITVAVVAYSLRKLRDFPEERIPLLGLLGAGVFAAQMVNFPIVGGVSGHLLGAVLLSVLVGPYAAVVVMSAVLLVQTLLFGDGGVTAIGANILNMGILGAFLGYWVYTRLKRVNELLAIGAASWLAVVLGAALASVEIGLSHSIPFTKVLTLMVGYHALIGVGEAVITLFVVNALRAKLPEVGGVPA, from the coding sequence TTGCACATACCTGATGGCCTCTTAAGCCTTCCCGTGGCTCTGGCCACCTACGCGATAACCGTTGCGGTGGTTGCGTACTCCCTCAGAAAGCTCCGCGACTTCCCCGAGGAGAGAATCCCGCTCCTCGGTCTCCTCGGGGCGGGGGTCTTCGCCGCCCAGATGGTGAACTTCCCCATAGTTGGGGGCGTTAGCGGGCATCTCCTCGGGGCCGTTCTCCTGAGCGTCCTTGTGGGACCGTACGCGGCCGTTGTGGTAATGAGCGCCGTCCTCCTCGTCCAAACGCTGCTCTTCGGCGATGGGGGCGTCACGGCCATAGGGGCCAACATACTTAACATGGGAATACTTGGGGCGTTCCTCGGATACTGGGTATACACGAGGCTGAAGCGCGTAAACGAGCTCCTCGCAATAGGGGCCGCATCGTGGTTGGCAGTGGTTCTCGGCGCGGCGCTGGCCAGCGTTGAGATAGGACTCAGCCACAGCATACCCTTCACGAAGGTTCTCACTCTCATGGTGGGCTACCACGCCCTCATAGGCGTTGGAGAGGCGGTGATAACGCTCTTTGTGGTTAACGCGCTCAGGGCAAAGCTTCCGGAGGTAGGGGGTGTGCCGGCATGA
- a CDS encoding energy-coupling factor transporter transmembrane component T family protein: protein MYLPLILLYSFVVATRGSLGELAYPALLLGIMVFLLRPKGETFRHLTFLLGFEGFLFLAALFNPGVAILSTPFGAITREGVNTFLLLLSKAFLSSAMVVVVSNALGFSVLLAEMERLHFPRVLVLTVAFTYRYIDLFAEEASRMRRALESRAFGVGRLEYYRLLASLIGEIFVRAYHRSGRVYAAMLSRGYGEFPRFENNLSLKPVVVTLLLLLGVVL from the coding sequence TTGTACCTTCCCCTTATCCTCCTCTACTCTTTCGTCGTGGCGACCCGGGGGAGCCTCGGGGAGCTTGCCTATCCCGCACTCCTCCTTGGGATTATGGTGTTCCTTCTGCGCCCAAAGGGGGAAACCTTCAGGCACCTCACGTTCCTCCTCGGTTTTGAGGGGTTCCTCTTCCTGGCGGCGCTCTTCAACCCGGGGGTGGCCATTCTAAGCACACCCTTCGGCGCGATAACCCGGGAGGGTGTGAATACCTTCCTCCTCCTACTCTCGAAGGCGTTTCTATCCTCCGCCATGGTGGTAGTGGTCTCGAACGCCCTGGGCTTTTCCGTTCTCCTGGCCGAGATGGAGAGGCTGCACTTCCCAAGGGTTCTCGTCCTAACGGTGGCCTTCACCTACCGCTACATTGACCTCTTCGCCGAGGAAGCCTCGAGAATGAGGAGGGCGCTTGAGAGCAGGGCCTTTGGTGTGGGCCGTCTCGAGTACTACCGCCTCCTCGCTTCACTCATAGGAGAGATTTTTGTGAGGGCCTACCATAGGAGCGGGAGGGTTTACGCTGCCATGCTCTCAAGGGGCTACGGTGAGTTCCCGCGCTTTGAAAACAACCTATCCCTCAAGCCGGTTGTTGTCACGTTGCTCCTCCTGCTGGGGGTGGTTCTTTGA
- a CDS encoding cobalt transporter has product MRAVLKGIFIILVLLAITIPLASSNPDGLEATMEHLGLTESSLYHAPLDYGESWGQSLLMGAVGIGIVFGVVYVLARIGKGV; this is encoded by the coding sequence ATGAGGGCCGTCTTGAAGGGCATATTCATAATATTAGTATTACTCGCCATCACGATACCCCTCGCATCGTCGAACCCCGACGGACTCGAGGCCACCATGGAGCACCTTGGGCTGACGGAGAGCTCGCTCTACCATGCTCCCCTCGACTACGGTGAGAGCTGGGGACAGAGCCTCCTCATGGGCGCGGTAGGGATAGGAATTGTGTTTGGAGTGGTTTACGTCCTTGCAAGGATTGGAAAGGGGGTTTGA
- a CDS encoding energy-coupling factor ABC transporter ATP-binding protein: MRAVEIRELHFSYGSEVLKGVNLEVERGEVFGLLGPNGAGKSTLILHLNGILKPRKGTVQVFGLNPVKKPREVRKLVGIVFQDPNDQLFSPTVFEDVAFGPYNLGLRGEELEERVVGALRAVGMENYAKREVRELSFGEKKRVAIATVLAMEPELLVFDEPFANLDFRGKAMVRKIIESLRGEKTVILASHEAEYLALCDRIALMDGGRVIKVGPPEEVLEPGLLREHNLDVPPMVELFHALGLGVPRNLEEAKALIDKLLSAQTNSLRR; this comes from the coding sequence TTGAGGGCCGTTGAAATCAGGGAGCTTCACTTCTCCTACGGGAGTGAGGTGCTGAAGGGGGTGAACCTCGAGGTTGAGAGGGGCGAGGTGTTTGGCCTCCTCGGCCCGAACGGAGCCGGAAAATCAACGCTCATCCTTCACCTCAACGGAATCCTGAAGCCAAGGAAGGGCACGGTGCAGGTTTTTGGCCTTAACCCGGTCAAGAAGCCGAGGGAGGTCAGGAAGCTCGTGGGGATTGTGTTCCAAGACCCCAACGACCAGCTGTTCTCGCCCACGGTTTTTGAGGACGTGGCCTTCGGCCCCTACAACCTCGGGCTCAGGGGGGAGGAGCTCGAGGAGAGGGTAGTTGGAGCGCTCAGGGCGGTGGGGATGGAGAACTACGCCAAGAGGGAAGTCCGGGAGCTCAGCTTCGGCGAGAAGAAGAGGGTCGCCATAGCCACCGTACTGGCCATGGAACCTGAACTCCTCGTTTTCGATGAACCATTTGCCAACCTCGACTTCAGGGGAAAGGCGATGGTGAGAAAAATCATCGAGTCCCTGAGGGGCGAGAAGACGGTTATTCTGGCTTCCCACGAGGCGGAATACCTTGCCCTCTGCGACAGGATTGCACTCATGGACGGGGGAAGGGTCATAAAGGTGGGCCCGCCTGAGGAGGTTCTTGAGCCGGGGTTGTTGAGGGAACACAATCTTGACGTGCCTCCGATGGTGGAGCTCTTTCATGCCTTGGGGCTCGGCGTTCCAAGGAATCTGGAGGAGGCGAAGGCCCTTATAGACAAGCTTTTAAGCGCTCAGACCAACTCCCTCCGCAGGTGA
- a CDS encoding putative RNA uridine N3 methyltransferase, with product MAWHIFIPDSLLEETRDMKIATYKVGQIARAASIFGVEHIWIYNAGGKDGKFIKLVLQYAETPQYLRKHLFPIRPELKYAGVIPPLRTPHHKLKGEPHTGEIREGVIVKKGFADIGLDELARVQGDVPKGRGTFKVTSVQPLRVVPAEPEEYWGYRVHLTRKSLAKALERAGLDEVIATSRNGEDVRRKRPRLEGEVGIVFGSPRRGVLEILRDSNEDYEFDLILNTIPNQKTETVRTEEAVMATLAVFNFIRRD from the coding sequence ATGGCATGGCATATATTCATTCCAGATTCGCTCCTCGAGGAAACACGGGACATGAAGATAGCGACGTACAAGGTCGGACAGATAGCAAGGGCGGCATCAATCTTCGGTGTTGAGCACATTTGGATTTACAACGCCGGCGGGAAGGACGGCAAGTTCATAAAGCTCGTCCTGCAGTATGCCGAAACCCCCCAGTACCTCAGGAAGCACCTCTTCCCCATAAGGCCCGAGCTGAAGTACGCGGGAGTGATACCCCCGCTGAGAACGCCCCACCACAAGCTCAAGGGGGAACCCCACACCGGGGAAATCCGGGAGGGCGTAATAGTTAAAAAGGGGTTCGCGGACATCGGCCTCGATGAACTCGCACGGGTTCAGGGCGACGTGCCCAAAGGGCGCGGAACGTTCAAAGTAACGTCGGTGCAACCCCTAAGGGTCGTCCCGGCAGAACCCGAAGAGTACTGGGGGTACAGGGTGCATCTAACACGAAAGAGCCTCGCAAAAGCCCTTGAAAGGGCTGGGCTCGATGAGGTAATAGCCACCTCCCGCAACGGGGAGGACGTGAGAAGGAAACGCCCCCGCCTCGAAGGGGAGGTTGGGATTGTCTTCGGCTCCCCGAGGAGAGGGGTGCTGGAAATACTGAGAGATTCGAATGAGGATTATGAATTTGATCTAATCCTCAACACAATTCCCAATCAAAAAACGGAGACCGTCAGAACAGAGGAAGCCGTGATGGCGACCCTGGCGGTGTTTAATTTCATAAGGAGGGATT
- a CDS encoding chloride channel protein, whose amino-acid sequence MPNLRRWGMVLTFSVLSGIVGGLGAVFFRVLIRWTHTFFFGFILPNLTIHYHGYNLGYILLPALGSILIAPIIKFCPSLKGNGIPEVIEAVVFRRGHIEGRFSILKIVATAVTIGSGGSVGREGPIGFIGAALSSLMGHYFKLKPEMRKLITTCGLAAGIAGTFNTPLAGAMFALEVVYMGAFSLNLVPIFLAAVTGNAITLAFLGQAFEVSIPSALGHTLPELLFFSLMGFVLGLLAAAYVKALYALMEKFESLNAPTPLKLVFGGLSVGLIGMFFPSYGIFGIGYGGMEMAMAGKIGVALLLTLALAKMTATLLTISSGHSGGIFAPSLYIGAMLGAAFGESVFILFPGLGVNPSSYALAGMAAFFSGMTQAPLTQILMVTELTRSYSLLPAVMTSATLGFLTARFLLGGDSVYTLKLKRKGLHVKTGRPLVLEMISVGEIMTTEPVFVHEWDTLFDVEHLVAETGHDCFPVLNENGEVVGIVGVKDFLRKPPTIKKLPVRRFLRKEYAVTYPSETAEDAFEKLMAHDQNLLPVVDEEGKLLGVITKRDIYKAYYRGLEGMYIE is encoded by the coding sequence ATGCCGAACCTCCGGAGATGGGGAATGGTTCTAACGTTCTCCGTGCTCTCAGGCATCGTGGGCGGTCTAGGGGCGGTTTTCTTCAGGGTGCTGATTAGGTGGACCCACACTTTCTTCTTCGGGTTTATACTCCCCAACCTGACCATCCACTACCACGGCTACAACCTCGGCTATATCCTGCTCCCCGCCCTCGGGAGCATTCTCATAGCGCCCATAATAAAGTTCTGCCCATCCCTGAAGGGCAACGGCATCCCCGAGGTCATAGAGGCGGTGGTGTTCAGAAGGGGCCACATAGAGGGCCGTTTTTCCATTCTAAAGATAGTGGCCACCGCCGTGACGATAGGCTCGGGTGGCAGCGTTGGAAGGGAGGGCCCAATCGGCTTCATAGGGGCCGCCCTCTCCTCCCTCATGGGGCACTACTTCAAGCTAAAGCCCGAGATGAGAAAGCTGATAACCACGTGCGGCCTCGCCGCCGGGATAGCCGGAACGTTCAACACGCCCCTCGCAGGAGCCATGTTCGCGCTCGAGGTCGTTTACATGGGCGCCTTCTCCCTAAACCTCGTCCCCATATTCCTGGCGGCGGTAACTGGAAACGCGATCACCCTCGCCTTTCTGGGTCAGGCCTTCGAGGTTTCAATACCCTCTGCCCTCGGTCACACCCTACCCGAACTCCTCTTCTTCTCCCTGATGGGCTTCGTCCTGGGGCTCCTTGCGGCGGCCTACGTTAAAGCCCTCTACGCGTTGATGGAAAAGTTCGAGAGCTTAAACGCCCCGACTCCCCTGAAACTCGTTTTTGGAGGATTGAGCGTGGGTTTAATCGGGATGTTCTTCCCCAGCTACGGCATATTCGGCATCGGCTACGGGGGCATGGAGATGGCGATGGCGGGGAAGATAGGGGTAGCCCTCCTCCTGACCCTCGCCCTCGCCAAGATGACGGCAACGCTCCTAACGATTTCCTCGGGTCACAGCGGTGGGATATTCGCGCCGAGCCTGTACATAGGGGCCATGCTTGGGGCGGCGTTTGGTGAGTCAGTATTCATCCTCTTCCCCGGTCTTGGGGTTAACCCCTCCTCCTACGCGCTCGCCGGGATGGCGGCCTTCTTCAGCGGCATGACCCAGGCCCCCCTGACTCAGATACTCATGGTAACGGAGCTCACAAGGAGTTATTCGCTCCTCCCTGCGGTCATGACCTCCGCCACGCTGGGCTTCCTGACGGCGAGATTCCTCCTTGGAGGAGATTCCGTCTACACGCTCAAGCTCAAGAGGAAGGGACTCCACGTGAAGACCGGAAGGCCCCTCGTCCTCGAGATGATATCCGTGGGGGAGATAATGACCACGGAACCCGTCTTCGTCCATGAGTGGGACACCCTCTTCGACGTGGAGCACCTCGTTGCCGAGACGGGCCACGACTGCTTCCCGGTACTCAACGAGAACGGGGAGGTTGTGGGCATTGTGGGCGTCAAGGACTTCCTCAGGAAGCCCCCAACCATAAAAAAGCTCCCAGTAAGGCGGTTCCTCAGGAAGGAGTACGCGGTGACGTATCCATCGGAGACCGCCGAAGACGCCTTCGAAAAGCTGATGGCGCACGACCAGAACCTCTTACCAGTTGTTGACGAGGAAGGAAAGCTCTTGGGAGTGATAACGAAGAGGGACATCTACAAAGCCTACTACCGCGGTCTCGAGGGCATGTACATAGAATGA